One genomic segment of Flavobacteriaceae bacterium includes these proteins:
- a CDS encoding ATP-binding cassette domain-containing protein, whose protein sequence is MGNLLEINNVAKRYGNYTALNDVSIQVLKGSVFGLLGPNGAGKTSLIRIINQITLPDSGAVILDGEPLQPKHIEDIGYLPEERGLYKSMKVGEQALYLAQLKGLSKAEAKKKLKYWFEKFDISAWWGKKIEELSKGMAQKVQFIVTVMHEPKLLIFDEPFSGFDPINAQLIAKEILQLREEGATVIFSTHRMESVEEMCDDIALIDKSNKIVEGKLNDIKRQFKSNTFQIGLETNNAAEVTAKIKEKFKVTPADFKSLNDDLKLNIKLKEGSTTSDLLAYLASQGEVKHFTELIPDANDIFIQAVAKNK, encoded by the coding sequence ATGGGTAATTTATTAGAAATTAATAATGTAGCAAAGCGTTACGGCAATTATACTGCATTAAACGATGTGTCAATTCAAGTACTAAAAGGAAGTGTATTTGGCCTATTGGGGCCAAACGGAGCAGGGAAAACCTCCCTGATAAGAATCATTAACCAAATTACACTGCCGGATAGTGGTGCTGTTATTTTAGACGGTGAACCTTTGCAGCCAAAACACATTGAAGATATTGGTTATTTACCCGAAGAACGGGGTTTATACAAGAGTATGAAAGTTGGTGAACAAGCACTGTATTTAGCCCAATTGAAAGGCCTGAGCAAAGCAGAGGCTAAAAAAAAGTTGAAATATTGGTTTGAAAAATTTGATATTTCTGCCTGGTGGGGAAAGAAAATTGAAGAGCTTTCAAAAGGAATGGCACAGAAGGTTCAGTTTATTGTTACAGTTATGCACGAACCTAAATTATTGATCTTTGATGAACCTTTCTCCGGTTTTGATCCGATCAATGCTCAATTGATAGCAAAAGAGATCCTTCAATTGCGAGAGGAGGGAGCAACGGTCATTTTTTCTACCCACAGAATGGAATCCGTAGAAGAAATGTGTGATGACATTGCCCTTATAGATAAGTCAAATAAAATAGTAGAAGGAAAGTTAAATGATATTAAAAGGCAATTTAAATCCAATACTTTTCAAATAGGGTTAGAGACAAATAACGCAGCGGAAGTAACCGCCAAAATAAAAGAAAAGTTTAAAGTAACCCCTGCCGATTTTAAATCACTTAATGACGATTTAAAATTGAATATAAAACTTAAAGAAGGTAGTACAACAAGTGATTTATTAGCCTATCTGGCAAGTCAGGGTGAGGTAAAACATTTTACGGAACTCATTCCGGATGCAAACGATATTTTTATTCAGGCAGTAGCAAAAAACAAGTAG
- a CDS encoding ABC transporter permease subunit codes for MSKLKLIIRREFIAKVRNKSFLVMTFLSPLIMVGMGALVFFLMKKNDEKIKKIIYVDHSGLFTEDHFKNTKTVKYTDYTDTGIQAAKKQVEEGDYYGVLLIPETDSLEVLAKSVEFHSKDTPGLSIMGDLEYKVETRLRNLKLTSFGMDLEKIEASKLSTAIKMFNFSGEESSKLNNGLKIGVGAVAGYLLMMFVMIYGTSVMRSVIEEKTSRIIEIIISSVKPFQLMLGKIIGNASAGLLQFFIWGVLLFIISIVLSAVFGIDMAEVQSVQTAEQLETVKQATGGKVESVFLEISKLPLLKLFILFIFYFLGGFMLYSSLFAAVGAAVDNETDTQQFMLPIMLPLILGVYVGFATVINDPHGPISTIFSHIPFTSPIVMLMRVPFGVSWYELVISMVLLLMTFTFMVWFAAKIYRIGILMYGKKPSYKDLYKWLKY; via the coding sequence ATGAGCAAGTTAAAACTAATTATCAGAAGAGAATTTATTGCAAAGGTTCGTAATAAATCATTTTTAGTCATGACTTTTTTAAGCCCGCTGATCATGGTAGGAATGGGAGCTCTGGTATTTTTCCTGATGAAAAAGAACGATGAAAAGATAAAGAAAATCATATATGTAGATCATTCCGGACTTTTTACCGAAGATCATTTTAAGAATACCAAAACAGTAAAATATACGGATTATACAGACACAGGAATACAAGCAGCAAAAAAACAAGTGGAAGAAGGAGACTATTATGGAGTCTTATTGATTCCTGAGACAGACAGTTTGGAAGTACTGGCAAAATCAGTTGAATTTCATTCAAAAGATACACCGGGATTATCTATTATGGGTGATTTGGAATATAAAGTGGAAACCAGATTGCGTAACTTAAAGCTGACAAGCTTTGGGATGGATTTAGAAAAGATCGAAGCTTCAAAACTTTCGACAGCTATAAAAATGTTTAATTTTTCGGGAGAAGAGTCCTCAAAATTAAATAATGGATTAAAGATAGGAGTAGGAGCCGTAGCCGGATATTTGTTAATGATGTTTGTAATGATTTACGGGACTTCGGTGATGCGAAGCGTGATCGAAGAAAAAACAAGTAGAATTATTGAAATTATTATATCCTCCGTAAAACCATTTCAATTGATGTTGGGAAAAATTATCGGAAATGCATCGGCAGGATTATTACAATTTTTTATCTGGGGAGTGCTCTTATTTATTATCTCCATAGTATTGTCCGCAGTTTTTGGAATAGATATGGCAGAAGTGCAATCAGTTCAAACGGCCGAACAGCTAGAAACCGTAAAACAAGCAACAGGAGGTAAAGTAGAATCCGTTTTTCTTGAAATATCAAAACTACCATTATTAAAATTGTTTATACTGTTCATTTTCTATTTTCTAGGAGGGTTTATGTTATATAGCTCTTTATTTGCTGCCGTTGGTGCAGCTGTGGACAATGAAACCGATACGCAACAATTTATGTTGCCTATTATGTTGCCGTTAATTTTAGGTGTTTATGTAGGTTTTGCTACGGTAATTAACGACCCTCACGGGCCTATATCTACCATATTTTCACATATCCCGTTTACATCACCAATTGTTATGCTGATGAGAGTGCCTTTTGGAGTATCCTGGTATGAGTTGGTTATTTCAATGGTGTTGTTATTAATGACTTTTACTTTTATGGTTTGGTTTGCAGCAAAAATTTATAGGATAGGCATTCTCATGTATGGCAAAAAACCCAGTTATAAAGATTTGTATAAATGGCTAAAATATTAG
- a CDS encoding transposase translates to MKTNEIIGIDVSKLLIDVCIYSKQIVQQFENSKSGFKLMLKWSFKNSSFSKEETMFVFEHTGMYSHLLSVSLTEQKLSFFIASGLEIKRSIGIARGKDDQIDAKRIALYGYRLKEELKPSKLPKRSILQLKSLLSLRTKLNKQRAGFKVTLKEQKRIYKAKEYKIIFDVQQKMIAELTKQIHKINTQMQAIIDQNIMLKETYKLVTSVKGIGMQTAIMMIVFTDNFSKFENWRKFASYCGVAPFPYQSGTSIKGRTKVSHLANKKLKAIINMCAISAIQHNPEMKLYYHKRIKQGKSKMSTVNIIRNKLIARVFAVVKRQTPYVDTFKFAA, encoded by the coding sequence ATGAAAACAAATGAAATTATCGGAATCGATGTCAGTAAATTATTAATTGATGTTTGTATCTATTCTAAACAAATTGTTCAACAGTTTGAGAACAGTAAATCTGGATTTAAATTAATGCTAAAGTGGAGTTTTAAAAATTCGTCTTTCTCTAAAGAAGAAACCATGTTTGTATTTGAACATACAGGAATGTACTCTCATTTATTATCTGTGTCTTTAACTGAACAAAAATTATCTTTTTTCATAGCTTCTGGTTTAGAAATTAAAAGATCTATTGGTATTGCTCGTGGAAAGGATGACCAAATTGATGCCAAACGCATTGCTCTATATGGGTATCGATTAAAAGAAGAACTTAAACCCAGTAAGCTACCTAAAAGAAGTATATTACAACTAAAAAGTCTCTTATCTTTAAGGACAAAACTTAACAAACAAAGAGCTGGTTTTAAAGTTACTTTGAAAGAACAAAAAAGAATTTATAAAGCAAAAGAGTATAAAATAATCTTTGACGTTCAACAAAAAATGATTGCAGAACTAACCAAACAAATACACAAGATTAATACTCAAATGCAAGCTATTATTGACCAAAATATAATGTTAAAAGAAACCTATAAACTTGTTACTAGTGTTAAAGGTATAGGAATGCAAACTGCTATAATGATGATTGTGTTTACTGACAATTTTTCAAAATTTGAAAACTGGAGAAAGTTTGCCTCTTATTGTGGTGTTGCTCCTTTTCCTTACCAATCTGGAACTAGTATTAAAGGACGTACAAAAGTCTCTCATTTGGCTAATAAAAAATTGAAAGCAATTATTAATATGTGCGCTATTTCTGCTATACAACATAACCCAGAAATGAAATTATACTATCATAAAAGAATAAAACAAGGCAAAAGTAAAATGAGTACCGTTAACATTATTAGAAACAAATTAATAGCAAGAGTGTTTGCCGTTGTCAAACGACAAACACCCTATGTAGATACTTTTAAATTTGCTGCATAA
- a CDS encoding DUF3883 domain-containing protein, with translation MNKQIVKSYIEEYKKDFERINGHELYKWKAVKQFQNNWNINATDFANMLEISLSKTANLLDSFNTFPYRMVCENAQQSPEEVRSLFKNLYNEDLDLTERIKTFRTNFKELNENNFQGKSDYQGQRAVVVYLTLKYPERYFFYKFGMFKGFSETINYHYTPIKGRYQNVVQFQNLCELIKHQLENDQELIKLHKERIDDDCYYDKNLKILTQDFVYAVVQHLNIEQTENKTTTQTTFELSQSLTSSIQVAETDVDFTPRAVNHIQNNIENKRIGDLGEIWVVNYEKEKLKKANRPDLADKVEHTAKNFGDGAGFDILSFNENGDKLYIEVKTTKGAVNSTFYVTRNELERSLVERENYYLYRLYKFDDENENGKLLILNGELSNLCEVPLTYKVTMKKPVGNNV, from the coding sequence TTGAACAAACAAATAGTAAAGTCCTACATTGAGGAATATAAAAAAGATTTCGAACGAATAAATGGACACGAGCTTTACAAATGGAAAGCGGTCAAACAATTTCAAAATAATTGGAATATAAATGCTACTGATTTTGCAAATATGCTCGAAATTTCTTTGAGCAAAACTGCAAACCTTTTGGATAGTTTCAACACTTTCCCTTACCGAATGGTTTGCGAAAATGCTCAACAATCGCCCGAAGAAGTTCGTTCACTTTTCAAAAATCTTTACAATGAGGATTTAGATTTGACCGAAAGAATTAAAACTTTCAGAACGAATTTTAAAGAACTGAACGAAAACAATTTTCAAGGTAAAAGTGACTATCAAGGACAAAGAGCAGTCGTTGTCTATTTAACTTTAAAATACCCAGAAAGATACTTCTTTTACAAATTTGGAATGTTCAAGGGGTTTTCGGAAACTATAAATTATCACTACACACCAATAAAAGGACGATACCAAAATGTAGTTCAATTTCAAAACCTTTGCGAGCTTATAAAGCATCAACTCGAAAATGACCAAGAGTTAATAAAATTGCATAAAGAAAGAATTGACGATGATTGCTATTATGACAAAAACCTTAAAATTCTAACCCAAGATTTCGTTTATGCAGTCGTTCAACATTTGAACATTGAGCAAACCGAGAATAAGACTACAACACAAACAACATTTGAATTAAGTCAATCCTTAACATCTTCAATCCAAGTTGCTGAAACTGATGTTGATTTCACGCCAAGAGCAGTAAACCACATCCAAAATAATATTGAGAATAAACGAATTGGTGATTTAGGAGAAATTTGGGTTGTGAATTACGAAAAAGAAAAACTCAAAAAAGCAAATCGACCAGATTTGGCAGATAAAGTTGAACACACAGCAAAAAACTTTGGCGATGGGGCTGGTTTTGATATTTTATCATTCAATGAAAATGGCGATAAACTTTATATCGAAGTTAAAACCACAAAAGGAGCAGTAAATTCAACTTTCTACGTTACGAGAAACGAATTAGAGAGAAGTTTAGTGGAAAGAGAAAATTATTATCTTTATAGACTATATAAATTTGATGATGAAAATGAAAACGGGAAATTATTAATCCTAAATGGCGAATTATCAAATTTGTGTGAAGTACCATTGACATACAAAGTAACGATGAAAAAGCCTGTGGGTAACAATGTATAA
- a CDS encoding aminotransferase class I/II-fold pyridoxal phosphate-dependent enzyme has translation MRRIQMVDLQRQYSKIKKTVNASVEEILNTAAFINGPYVKEFQADLEAYLDVKHVIPCANGTDALQIVMMGLGLEEGDEVITVDFTFAATVEVIALLKLTPVLVDVEPDTFNIAIDALKKAITPKTKAIVPVHLFGQVANMEAVMQIADEHNLYVIEDNAQAIGADYTFKDGRKQKAGTIGHVGTTSFFPSKNLGCYGDGGAIFTGNDELAHTIRGIVNHGMYKRYYHDVVGVNSRLDSIQAAVLKAKLPHLDAYCNTRRYAARYYTNAFAYHPNIITPITASCKNICDTCNCHVFHQYTLKIMNGKRNELHRHLLDNAIPNAIYYPVPLHSQKAYRDDRYQEDDFRVTNELVNTVISLPMHTELDEEQLDYITKTVLGFS, from the coding sequence GTGAGAAGAATTCAGATGGTAGACCTTCAGAGGCAGTATTCCAAGATTAAAAAAACAGTAAATGCCTCTGTTGAAGAAATTTTAAACACTGCAGCTTTTATTAATGGTCCGTATGTAAAAGAATTCCAGGCAGACTTAGAAGCATATCTGGATGTAAAACACGTCATTCCTTGTGCTAATGGGACAGATGCACTCCAGATTGTTATGATGGGATTAGGCTTAGAGGAAGGTGATGAAGTTATCACAGTAGATTTTACATTTGCTGCCACTGTAGAAGTAATTGCTTTATTAAAACTAACACCTGTTTTAGTTGACGTGGAACCCGACACATTTAACATAGCCATTGATGCTTTGAAAAAAGCAATTACACCCAAAACAAAAGCTATTGTGCCGGTCCATTTATTTGGCCAGGTTGCCAATATGGAAGCTGTCATGCAAATTGCCGATGAACATAATCTATATGTAATTGAAGACAATGCTCAGGCAATTGGTGCGGATTATACTTTTAAAGACGGGCGTAAACAAAAAGCAGGGACTATCGGCCATGTAGGAACTACTTCTTTTTTCCCGTCAAAAAATTTAGGATGCTACGGCGATGGAGGAGCTATTTTTACTGGTAACGATGAGTTGGCACATACCATCAGAGGAATTGTAAACCATGGCATGTATAAGCGATATTATCATGATGTAGTGGGTGTAAATTCAAGACTGGACAGTATACAAGCAGCAGTATTAAAGGCAAAGCTCCCTCATCTGGATGCCTATTGCAATACCAGAAGATATGCTGCCAGGTATTATACGAATGCGTTTGCATATCATCCAAACATCATCACGCCCATTACAGCATCTTGTAAAAATATCTGCGATACATGTAACTGTCATGTCTTTCATCAATATACTCTAAAAATTATGAATGGGAAACGAAATGAGTTACATCGACATTTATTGGATAATGCCATACCAAATGCTATTTATTATCCGGTTCCTTTACACAGTCAAAAAGCATATAGAGATGATCGATATCAGGAAGATGATTTTAGAGTAACCAATGAATTGGTCAATACCGTCATTTCATTACCTATGCATACCGAATTAGATGAGGAACAACTGGATTATATTACTAAAACAGTACTGGGCTTTTCATAA
- a CDS encoding IS3 family transposase, translated as MKIAPINRKKRRYAIATICNAFELKRDAYYKYQKRFVLKKQIEQNVIMLVKKSRKTLPREGTRKLMKSLHNDFRKQNINIGRDQLFRILKENNLLIRRKKYSSKTTNSYHRFYKYKNIIKDLIINRPNQVWASDITYIRTINGFCYLALITDMYSRKIVGYDISDSLELKGCVRALNKAIYQTKNTEEIIHHSDRGIQYCSNVYTQILKRKKIQISMTQENHCYENAMAERVNGILKDEFFLDQTFTNINHAKKATKNAIKLYNNKRLHLSLDYKTPNYVHKNVA; from the coding sequence ATGAAAATAGCACCGATTAATAGAAAAAAAAGAAGGTACGCCATCGCTACTATTTGTAATGCTTTCGAGTTAAAAAGAGATGCTTATTACAAATATCAAAAAAGGTTTGTTCTTAAAAAACAAATAGAACAAAATGTAATAATGCTTGTTAAAAAAAGCAGGAAAACATTACCCAGAGAAGGTACTAGAAAGCTAATGAAATCCTTACATAATGATTTTAGGAAACAGAATATAAATATAGGTAGAGACCAGTTATTTAGAATCTTAAAAGAAAATAATTTGTTAATTAGAAGGAAAAAATATTCTTCTAAAACAACCAACTCTTACCATCGTTTTTATAAATATAAAAATATCATAAAAGACCTGATCATTAATAGACCTAACCAAGTTTGGGCTTCGGATATTACCTATATAAGAACTATAAATGGATTTTGTTATTTAGCACTTATTACTGATATGTATTCAAGAAAAATAGTAGGCTATGATATTAGTGATAGTTTAGAACTTAAAGGCTGTGTTAGAGCTTTAAATAAAGCTATTTATCAAACTAAAAATACCGAAGAAATCATACATCATTCTGATAGAGGAATACAATATTGTAGCAATGTTTATACTCAAATTTTGAAAAGAAAAAAGATACAAATCAGTATGACCCAAGAAAATCATTGCTACGAAAACGCAATGGCCGAAAGAGTTAACGGAATTTTAAAAGATGAATTCTTCCTCGACCAAACATTTACAAATATCAATCACGCCAAAAAAGCAACAAAAAATGCAATCAAATTATATAATAATAAAAGATTACATTTATCTTTAGATTATAAAACACCTAATTACGTGCACAAAAATGTAGCATAA
- a CDS encoding DUF2442 domain-containing protein codes for MSILTINKSKLATDLVFSKNKMNVFLEDGRELSVPLEWFPKLRNATIEQLKKWRFIGNGEGIHWEELDEDISVERLLD; via the coding sequence ATGAGTATTTTAACAATAAATAAATCAAAATTAGCTACTGATCTTGTTTTTTCAAAAAACAAGATGAATGTTTTTTTAGAAGATGGGAGAGAACTATCAGTTCCTTTGGAGTGGTTTCCAAAACTTCGTAATGCTACTATTGAACAATTAAAAAAGTGGCGATTTATAGGAAATGGTGAAGGTATTCATTGGGAGGAACTTGATGAAGATATTTCAGTAGAAAGATTACTTGATTAG
- a CDS encoding mechanosensitive ion channel, whose translation MEKLKEFLNYSFKVGENAHINVKTILILIVILFLTSWLLKLVRRVVNNKLDEDNKGKFKSVFSFLKYFIYILVLIVALESSGVKLSVILAGSAALLVGIGLGLQTLFQDIISGIFILVDKSLQVNDVVEIDGKIGRIFEIKLRTSRAVTIDDRVVIIPNHKFMTQSLYNWTQNGNKTVESVEVGVAYGTDVQKVKEILLKIAVEHPMILKDNRTDVLFDNFGDSALIFNLRFVIKNSFIRYKVRSDIRFAIDKAFKEYGIQIPFPQRDVHIFNPKN comes from the coding sequence TTGGAAAAACTTAAAGAATTTTTAAATTACTCCTTCAAAGTAGGGGAAAACGCACATATAAACGTAAAAACAATTCTTATTCTAATTGTTATTTTGTTTTTAACAAGCTGGCTGTTAAAATTAGTAAGGAGAGTTGTTAACAATAAATTGGATGAAGATAACAAGGGAAAGTTCAAATCTGTCTTTTCTTTTTTGAAGTACTTTATTTATATTCTGGTATTAATTGTAGCCTTAGAATCTTCAGGTGTAAAATTAAGTGTTATTCTGGCGGGTTCTGCTGCATTACTTGTTGGTATTGGATTAGGATTACAGACACTGTTTCAAGACATTATTTCGGGAATTTTTATTTTGGTAGATAAGTCGCTCCAGGTAAATGATGTTGTTGAAATAGATGGAAAAATAGGAAGGATTTTTGAAATAAAATTAAGAACGTCCAGAGCCGTTACTATAGATGATAGAGTGGTGATTATTCCAAATCATAAATTTATGACACAGAGTTTATATAACTGGACTCAAAATGGGAATAAGACCGTGGAATCCGTTGAAGTGGGCGTAGCATATGGGACAGATGTACAAAAAGTAAAGGAGATTTTGTTAAAAATAGCTGTAGAGCACCCTATGATTTTGAAAGATAATAGAACAGATGTTTTATTTGACAATTTTGGAGACAGTGCATTGATATTCAACCTTCGTTTTGTTATTAAAAATAGCTTTATCAGATATAAAGTTAGAAGCGATATACGTTTTGCTATTGATAAAGCGTTTAAAGAATATGGTATTCAGATTCCATTTCCACAGAGAGATGTGCATATTTTTAATCCGAAAAATTAA
- a CDS encoding response regulator, whose translation MSKILIIEDESAIRRVLKKIISEEDKGYQVEEAEDGLQGIEMIKAADFDLVLCDIKMPKMDGVEVLEKAKVMKPEIPFVMISGHGDLDTAVNTMRLGAFDYISKPPDLNRLLNTVRNALDRKVLVVENKRLKKKVSKDYEMIGRSKELNHIKEIIEKVAATDARVLITGPNGTGKELVAHWLHEKSERFKGPMVEVNCAAIPSELIESELFGHVKGSFTGANKDRAGKFEVANSGTIFLDEVGDMSLSAQAKVLRALQENRISRVGSDKDITVNVRVLAATNKNLKKEIAEGRFREDLYHRLAVILIKVPPLNDRRDDIPSLIMHFSKKIIEEQGMAKKEFSDAAIDLLQKYDWTGNVRELRNVVERLLILGGQEVSENDVKLFASK comes from the coding sequence ATGAGTAAAATTTTAATCATTGAAGATGAATCTGCTATTCGCAGAGTCTTGAAAAAAATTATCTCAGAAGAGGATAAAGGTTATCAGGTAGAAGAGGCAGAAGACGGATTACAGGGAATTGAAATGATCAAGGCTGCTGATTTCGACTTGGTCTTATGCGATATAAAGATGCCAAAAATGGACGGAGTGGAAGTATTGGAAAAAGCAAAAGTGATGAAACCGGAAATTCCCTTTGTGATGATCTCCGGGCATGGTGATTTGGATACAGCCGTAAATACGATGCGTTTAGGAGCTTTTGACTATATTTCCAAACCACCGGACCTGAATCGTTTGTTAAATACGGTAAGAAATGCTTTAGACAGAAAAGTACTGGTAGTAGAAAATAAACGATTAAAAAAGAAAGTAAGCAAAGACTATGAGATGATTGGTAGGAGTAAAGAACTCAATCATATCAAAGAAATCATAGAAAAAGTAGCAGCTACGGATGCCCGTGTATTAATCACAGGCCCTAATGGTACCGGAAAAGAATTGGTAGCACATTGGCTACATGAAAAATCAGAGCGGTTCAAAGGCCCTATGGTAGAAGTAAATTGTGCAGCAATACCGTCGGAACTCATAGAAAGCGAATTATTTGGCCATGTAAAAGGTAGCTTTACCGGAGCAAATAAAGACAGAGCAGGAAAATTTGAAGTAGCAAACAGTGGAACTATTTTTTTGGATGAAGTAGGAGATATGAGCTTGTCGGCACAAGCCAAAGTATTAAGAGCTTTACAGGAAAATAGGATTTCAAGAGTAGGAAGTGATAAAGACATTACAGTAAATGTCAGGGTACTTGCTGCAACCAATAAAAATCTGAAAAAAGAAATAGCAGAAGGAAGATTTAGAGAAGACTTATACCACAGATTGGCTGTTATTTTAATTAAAGTCCCCCCTTTAAATGATAGAAGAGATGATATTCCTTCGCTGATCATGCATTTTTCCAAAAAAATTATTGAAGAGCAGGGAATGGCTAAAAAAGAATTCTCTGATGCTGCAATAGATCTATTACAGAAATACGACTGGACAGGAAATGTTCGTGAATTGCGAAATGTGGTGGAACGTTTATTGATTCTGGGAGGGCAGGAAGTATCTGAAAACGATGTAAAATTATTTGCCAGTAAATAA
- a CDS encoding DUF4160 domain-containing protein, whose protein sequence is MPTILRIKGYRFFFYTNEHLPIHIHVEKDNKTSKFNLEPILKLVYSRRFKASEISEIRKLVTENKKLLIKKWNEYFNNK, encoded by the coding sequence ATGCCAACTATTCTACGAATTAAAGGATACAGATTTTTCTTTTACACAAATGAACATTTACCAATTCATATTCATGTAGAGAAAGACAATAAAACTTCTAAATTTAATCTCGAACCTATTTTGAAGCTTGTATATTCGAGAAGATTTAAAGCCTCTGAAATATCAGAAATTCGTAAGTTAGTAACTGAGAATAAAAAACTTTTAATAAAAAAATGGAATGAGTATTTTAACAATAAATAA
- a CDS encoding transposase: MYKNDGYVRRYSESFKLKVLAELTKGNHSKRQIALTYGIQSSTINVWIKKYDRKDLMNTRVTVQTDDELSRIKALQKELKQLKDLLIKKDLDKLVNDSYLEVAAENLGYKNVEELKKNLNIKP; encoded by the coding sequence ATGTATAAAAATGATGGATATGTAAGACGTTATAGTGAGAGTTTTAAACTCAAAGTATTAGCAGAACTTACCAAAGGAAACCATTCCAAAAGACAAATTGCCTTAACTTACGGCATACAATCTAGTACGATAAACGTATGGATTAAAAAATATGACCGTAAAGATTTAATGAACACCCGTGTAACCGTGCAAACAGACGACGAATTATCCCGTATTAAAGCCCTTCAAAAAGAGCTAAAACAACTCAAAGATCTTCTTATTAAAAAGGATCTAGATAAACTTGTGAATGATAGTTATCTTGAAGTAGCTGCTGAAAATCTTGGCTATAAAAATGTTGAAGAATTAAAAAAAAACTTAAACATAAAGCCTTAA
- a CDS encoding IS3 family transposase, whose protein sequence is MYTKNNKYMYKNDGYVRRYSESFKLKVLAELTKGNHSKRQIALTYGIQSSTINVWIKKYDRKDLMNTRVTVQTDDELSRIKALQKELKQLKDLLIKKDLDKLVNDSYLEVAAENLGYKNVEELKKKLKHKALMKIAPINRKKRRYAIATICNAFELKRDAYYKYQKRFVLKKQIEQNVIMLVKKSRKTLPREGTRKLMKSLHNDFRKQNINIGRDQLFRILKENNLLIRRKKYSSKTTNSYHRFYKYKNIIKDLIINRPNQVWASDITYIRTINGFCYLALITDMYSRKIVGYDISDSLELKGCVRALNKAIYQTKNTEEIIHHSDRGIQYCSNVYTQILKRKKIQISMTQENHCYENAMAERVNGILKDEFFLDQTFTNINHAKKATKNAIKLYNNKRLHLSLDYKTPNYVHKNVA, encoded by the coding sequence ATGTATACAAAAAACAACAAGTATATGTATAAAAATGATGGATATGTAAGACGTTATAGTGAGAGTTTTAAACTCAAAGTATTAGCAGAACTTACCAAAGGAAACCATTCCAAAAGACAAATTGCCTTAACTTACGGCATACAATCTAGTACGATAAACGTATGGATTAAAAAATATGACCGTAAAGATTTAATGAACACCCGTGTAACCGTGCAAACAGACGACGAATTATCCCGTATTAAAGCCCTTCAAAAAGAGCTAAAACAACTCAAAGATCTTCTTATTAAAAAGGATCTAGATAAACTTGTGAATGATAGTTATCTTGAAGTAGCTGCTGAAAATCTTGGCTATAAAAATGTTGAAGAATTAAAAAAAAAACTTAAACATAAAGCCTTAATGAAAATAGCACCGATTAATAGAAAAAAAAGAAGGTACGCCATCGCTACTATTTGTAATGCTTTCGAGTTAAAAAGAGATGCTTATTACAAATATCAAAAAAGGTTTGTTCTTAAAAAACAAATAGAACAAAATGTAATAATGCTTGTTAAAAAAAGCAGGAAAACATTACCCAGAGAAGGTACTAGAAAGCTAATGAAATCCTTACATAATGATTTTAGGAAACAGAATATAAATATAGGTAGAGACCAGTTATTTAGAATCTTAAAAGAAAATAATTTGTTAATTAGAAGGAAAAAATATTCTTCTAAAACAACCAACTCTTACCATCGTTTTTATAAATATAAAAATATCATAAAAGACCTGATCATTAATAGACCTAACCAAGTTTGGGCTTCGGATATTACCTATATAAGAACTATAAATGGATTTTGTTATTTAGCACTTATTACTGATATGTATTCAAGAAAAATAGTAGGCTATGATATTAGTGATAGTTTAGAACTTAAAGGCTGTGTTAGAGCTTTAAATAAAGCTATTTATCAAACTAAAAATACCGAAGAAATCATACATCATTCTGATAGAGGAATACAATATTGTAGCAATGTTTATACTCAAATTTTGAAAAGAAAAAAGATACAAATCAGTATGACCCAAGAAAATCATTGCTACGAAAACGCAATGGCCGAAAGAGTTAACGGAATTTTAAAAGATGAATTCTTCCTCGACCAAACATTTACAAATATCAATCACGCCAAAAAAGCAACAAAAAATGCAATCAAATTATATAATAATAAAAGATTACATTTATCTTTAGATTATAAAACACCTAATTACGTGCACAAAAATGTAGCATAA